The Mycteria americana isolate JAX WOST 10 ecotype Jacksonville Zoo and Gardens chromosome 16, USCA_MyAme_1.0, whole genome shotgun sequence DNA segment CCTCCAGCTATTTCTACCAATCTTGTGGCTTTGTTTGAGGTGCAAGACTTGAGTGATTAACGGGTTTTGGGCAGAAAGCTGAGACTGGAAAGATCTTTAGTGCTGTCTTGTCTTGCTGGCCATTTGGCCATTGGTCAGTGCTGCAGAAATGAGAAGGCTGACTTTTTCCCccgccccttttttttctttcccagtgtgCTTCTCGGTGTAATACTGACCTTCTGCAACTCCTCCTTGGTCAGTGCAATCGCATCCTGTGCTCAAGGACAGTATAAAGGCACGAAGCTTAGAATTGGACATCATCTGTATTTCTTGCATGGGTTATTTGAATCTTGATGCGGAGTAGCTACCTGCTATGGCACTGCTGTCCCTTAGTGCTGCCTGGCCCTCCATGGCCACGGCAAAGCCATCACTGATCCCAGCCGTGGTCTTTGGCTCCAAAGAGCATCCTTGGTGTCACCAAAGGCATCCTTCTAACTCTTCCCAGAGAGGGAAGAAGCCAGGAAGTAACCGGCTGCGCTCTCATGGTGTCTGTTTCTTGGGTTCCAGAGTACGCCCTGCCCTCGGCCACCATGGGTCTGCCCGGCCACCTCATCCAGTGCCACCGCCCGCAGCCTGCCTACACCACCCACACGGCCCCCGTGGTCAAGATGCTTGCTGAGCAGGATGAGCGGAGAAAGGCTGCATCCAACCACCCAGCAGAGACAGAGCCAAACAGAGAGCCTCAAGAAGCTGGTTTTGAGGAGGAAACCCAAGTGCTGTCAGAGCTGAGCAGAGGTAGCAGCACCCCCAGGACTGGGAAGGATTCTGTAGGAACGTCCAAGGCTGAGAGCGGTTTGCCATCACCAAGTGTTTGCAATAGGGTTATTTTCGCAAGAAAACCTCCCTTGCGTGTGCTGCCATGTAGTTCCCTGGCACATTCCAGCAAGAAGAAATGACCTGTCCACAGctaggaacaaagaaaaagatgctCTCAAGTGTCTTCCAGAGTGCATTAAACTACAAATACAAATATCATTTAACTTTTTGACTCTTTTCCTAAAAGCCCCGTTTGAATGAAAGCAGACAAGCACAAAAGGTGGTGGTACTGCATTTTGTGTTTGTCTGCTCGCAGGTCTGGAGAAAACCATAACCTCTTCCTATGGAACTTCCTTCACGTGCATCGCGAGCCGTTTGCTGCTTCGCTTCTTGGAAATGCCCCACAAAGGGTGCAGTGCAGAGGCACGTATGGAGATGCAGACACCCACGCAGCCAGAGCGAACACACAGGGCCCAGTTCTCTGCTGTCCTGGGCCTTGTGACCCCGCTGGCATTGGTGCTGAGTGCCAGCAGCTGTTTCGGGGATTTGGCTGAGGGTAACAGCCTCTGGGGACTCTGTGCCTCTGCATCCGCTCGGGATGTTGGGTGACTGGAGGGAAAGTGCCCTGAGAACAAGCGTCCCCTCTCCTTGAAGCCGTATGTTGCTGAAGGAGCATGGACTGGAAGAGAGAGGAGTTTACAATGAGCACTTGCCTGTGCTTTTATCCCTTTTCTTCCACTGGCCCGTCTGTCCTTAGGGTGTAAGGTCTGTTCAAGTTGCATTTACCAGACtctgcatatatgtatatattatgcATGTGATGTTTTCATGCACACAagtcaaaagaaaagcagtgcagcagcaaagctgaacaGTCAGCTGGTAGAtgagctgcttctccctcctcacTTCTACAGACAGCAGAGATACAAAGGTCAAAATTGCTGGgggagatgtgatttttttttttttgcaagtcctTAGTCTTATGTGATACTGGAAAGCATATACGTAGGGTCTCCAGCTGCTGGTGCATGCCAGCTCAGACCCTAGGTGCTGAGGAATAgcgctggattttttttaaaatggtttgcgAAGGCACCACCTCATTCTTTGGCTACAGAGGTAGAATCCAGTTTTCTAGGACTGTCTATGGCCACCTTACTTCATTCAGAGCTTCCAACTTGTGCGATGGAGCCTGCAGGCACCTCTGACAGCGTGTCCATCTCTGTTACAATGTCCATCCTGTGCATCAAGCAAGGCAGGGTTCAAATTGGGCAAAATGCTGAGAATACTCAAAGACTATACCAGCCTGTATACCTGAGAGGGGGCTTCTCCATCATGCGCACTGGCATGGAGAGCGTGTAAAAGGGAGCAGGAGGCTCTGGAGAGGTGGGATGGAGGGTGCCCAGTTTAGCTGCCTGTGCTGGTACCCCCAGTGCGCTCACCTGCTGGTCGGCTCTGCTGGGGATGTGTGCCCTCACGCTTCTCTGGAGTTTCTAACTCTGGCAAATACAGTTGGGAATTTTTGTCATGAAGACAGCAAAAGACACCCCTTCCTGCAGGGGTGATCCCTTCTAATTTCAGGTTCCACTTCTGCAGGTACTGAACTGGTGTCAGATCATTTCCACTTTTAATGAATTTGAAACGGTATTTTCCTTGCGAtggtagaaagaaaaattgtcatatttttccatcaaaattaaatttgcttGAGGAAGCTATTTGCCCTGGAAAACTTTGCTAAAGTTATAAACAACTTATCTAATAATCAGGAGTATTTGCTGCTGCATCTACTGCGCTGTTCCCAACTGCCGCTGTCGGCTCATGTGATTTTGGCCGAGATGGGGCCAGTGCCGCTCATCAGCTGAATGCTTTGGGAAACAGTGTTGGgcctctgcaggaaaaaaaaccgtaaagaattagaaaatgcaacaaaaaaaagaaattaccgcTTTCTATGGATGTATAAATAAATTTGTTCCCTGCCCTATTTTGAGCCCCGGGTTACTCGCACCCCTCGTGCCTGTGCAGGCATAGACGCAGCACGTCGCGAGCCCTGTGTTTAGCAGTGTCTCGCCTGCCAACCCGCGGCTTTGGTCACCAGCCACGGAACTAGGAAGGAATAAATAAACCTTAGTTTCCAGCTCTTCCCTCTGACTTTTCTGTTTGTTGCGAGGGATCCTGGAAAAGGGACGCGGTGATGTCGTGTGCTTACCTCCTTGCTGACGTGGTGACTACAGAAATAGTTGGGAGCCCCAGCCGGGGCTGTGTCACCTTTCCTGATCGTGGCTGCGGGGGCGGTGGGCACTGTCCCCCTGTACCCCCTTGGCATCCACCCTCCTGTGCGGGGGGCACCATCTGTAAGGGGGGTTGATGGCTTCTATTTAAGAGCGTCCATGTATGTAGCTGACACTGGGATGGTGTCGCACCAGAGTACTGAAGCAAGTGGAAGAGGTGTAAGATGCGCTGTGAACCACTGTCCAAGCTTCTCGGGATTACTGGTTTGCTCTGCAATCCCCTATTCCCAGCGAAGGGGGGGTAAGGCACCGATTTCTCTCTGGGTTTGCTGTAGGCTAGCTCTGCCTGGGCAGAGTACGCTGAAGCGGGTGTGAATTGTATGCGCTTGCGCAGCTTGGGGatagtgagaaggaaaacacccACCTTCTTCCTCCTGGTTGCACAGGGGCTTTACCAGGGCTGGGATCTTGTTCGTACCTCTGTGTTAAACCATTTTCGCTATTATGCCTCCTCCCGTGGGCAATGGCCTTCTCGTTCTGCAGGTGAAAGACCGGCGTTATTTATAGGCAGTTCTGTGGTGAGAAATGATATAGAGAAAGGTTGAAATCATCCCTAGAGAGCCAGAAATGGTAGCTGAGGTGACtgagaacatttttgtttttcttttgcgtGTGCAAGCATTTGCACATGTGCTCAAACATAATTATGAGTTCACTGCGGGAAGGTGTCCCAGGGCATCCCTGCAACGGTGTCTTTTTGGGTGGGGAACCCTGTCCCGTGGTCAGGTTGAGGACTGGTGGAGGCGTTGTGGGCTGCTCTTTGCTCTCCTGTTTTCCTCACTGCATACattagctggggttttttggtctcAGTTTCTCTATCTCTGCAGTAGGGACAGTCGTATGTAGTTGGATTGGATTGTGCACGTGCATTGGAGTCCAAGCACGTTAAAGCTGCCTTGGAAATGTTCTGGCAGTACAGCTTTCTGTGGCAAAATGGCCAGAGGTGTAAAAGTTTCAAGGAATTGAAtgattttgtcattaaaaatagttgaaaatgCATCACGTCTTTAGAGAAGGTTGAAGTGCTGCTTCTCCATAATGAATTAGAGTAAAATAGAAACAGGCAAACCCAAGTGTTGTAAAAAGcacttgcaggaagaaaaagggggggggggaggacgggacccaaaagaagaaaaacccaacaaaacaaaaccaaatgtgcTGGCTTTGGTAATtcttaaaatgagtttttcaGTAACTTCATTTTATGGGAAATTTTGACTTTTCTGTTGTTGTCACTGAGGATAAAAGGGATCTCTCCAAAGCTGCAAATTTGCAGAATGGTAATTCTGTTTCAGCTTGTACTGCCCACGAGCATTAATAAAATACCTTGAGGGCTCTGTTCAGCTCCAACTGAAATCAGTCGCTATTATTTTGGAGCCCCAAGGCACAGCAGTGCATGGCATCGGTGAGCCCAGGGCTGCAATGGAGAGGCTGTAGGTGGCACTGGGGCTACCAAGAGGGCTCATCACGTTGGTGAGGCCGTGCAGGCACAGGGATCCCTGCCCACGTGCAGGGTGCtagagcagggcagcagcacgATGTTGGAGGTGGCACAGGGGAACAGCGGGGACCTGAGGATGGGAGGAGATGTAGGGTGTCTCTTGGGGTTGGGGTGGAATTGACCCCCCTGCATCTGTCAACAGATGTGGCAGCACCTACTTTGTTATCATAATATACAACTGGGGGCCCAGAGCTAATTGCAGCTCTAAATGACTTCTATTATGCTGTGGTTGCTCCTTGCCTGCTGTATTGAAACCAGATGCTCAGGTCATTAAATAGACATAAGCCAGGTGCTGACTGCCTTATTTAAGCAAAATACGAACTGATTTCCTGCAGGAGTGCGTGGTCATACATATGCCAGCACCCAAGAGGGGGACGAGAAGGCTAGGGAGAATGGTGGCTCTTGTGGCTTGGGGACCCCTGGTGAGGCTTTTAGTATTGCTTTGGGACTTGGCTGATGGATCGACTGGATGCGAAGCTGCTGAGGGTTTGGGGTAGTTACTGTGCTCCAGACCCGCTCCCCTGAGCGTGTCGCCACTGTGTTGCTATACGTTTAGAAAAGTGTCTCTGGATGAGACACCTGCCCTTCTGAAAGGCGCGTGGATCTGACTGTGGCACAAAGGTGACAAACCCTCAGCAGCACGTGGTGCTGATTCGGGGAGGATATTGTGGTCTAGTCCCTAGATCAGGTCTGTGCAGCGTCTCTGTGTCTCTAGCCCGGTATTTTAACCTCACAGGCGGAGCTTTTTGTTGGAGGATTTGTCACTGAGAACCTTTCATCTCTGAGCACTTTACCACAATCACGAGCGCAGCAGGTAGAAATTAAAGTTGGTCGTGAACAGAGCTAAGAGTTGCCCAGCTAGCACCAAGGTGTTTCTGAAATAGCGTTTCTCAACAATTTTGTGCCTGCGTTCACCGCTCGACTCATCTGTCATCACGTAGCCGCCTGTGCCAGCCGCAGCTCTAGGCGGGGAAGTGCTCACTGCTGTTACCCTCTGCAAGGGCTCGTGTTTGAACCCTggaggaactgagctgctgccagcagttaCAGTGAGTTCCTGGCTCGTGCCAAACACCGCCAGCGGTGCTCAACCTGTCCTCACCACCCCGCGCAGACGGAGGGGAGATGCTGCAGGT contains these protein-coding regions:
- the CDRT4 gene encoding CMT1A duplicated region transcript 4 protein, coding for METPSVNTFGSPRAEYALPSATMGLPGHLIQCHRPQPAYTTHTAPVVKMLAEQDERRKAASNHPAETEPNREPQEAGFEEETQVLSELSRGSSTPRTGKDSVGTSKAESGLPSPSVCNRVIFARKPPLRVLPCSSLAHSSKKK